Within the Maridesulfovibrio zosterae DSM 11974 genome, the region AATGATCTGGAACAATAGGCGAGTGCAGGACTCGGCAGAAACGAACAGCTTAGAAAAATATAATTAACACAAGCGATTCTGCCTCCCTCCCGCGATTGATCCGGACATTTTTTATTTCAAAAAAATATGATTTTATAGTACTGATTTACAAAACAGCTAAATCAAATATTGCCCTGATTAAATTCTCCTGATATCGATTCCTGCCATGACACAGGAAAAATTTACAAATCCTTTCAGCATCGTACTTTTCGAACCTGAAATTCCACCGAATACAGGAAATATTGCCCGACTCTGCGCCGGAACAGATACTCCTCTTCATCTGATTAAGCCTCTTGGATTCTCTATCTCAGATAAACACCTTAAGCGTGCAGGCCTCGACTACTGGCCAAGCGTAAAACTATCTGTATGGGAAAACTGGCAGGAATTCAAAGATAACGCTGAAATTGGCAGGCTCGTAACCACCAGCTCTAAACGCGGAACCTCTTTATTCAAATTTAATTTCGAAGCTGGTGACTGTCTTGTCCTTGGACCGGAAACCCGTGGTCTGCCAGAGTGGATGTTTGAAGAACTTAAATATGCAGTCAATATACCCACCACGAACAATGTGCGTAGTCTCAACCTTTCCACTTCAGCAGGAATTCTGCTCTATCAAGCGCTATCCTGCCTTGATGTAGATGTCAGCTTCAAGTAGAGTTAACAACTGCTTATGCTGACTTTTTTAGCTCATAAAATGGCCAGGAAAAGCTTAACAACTCTTCATAATATATAATATATTCAGTATATTGAACTTAATATTGCACTTTCTTGCATAACATAGCTTCAAGCGGTATGTTGCCCTTTGTAATCAAATTCATTCTGGAGATTTTATGCGACTTCTTATTACCGGCGGATGTGGTTTTATCGGGACAAATTTTGTTTACCTCATGCAGGAGAGACACCCCGACTGGAAGATTTTCAATCTTGATAAGCTGACCTATGCCGGGAATCGCAAGAATCTGCTGAAGCTGGAACAAGACAATGACTCTGACTACACATTCATTCAGGGTGATATCTGCGATAAAAATTTTGTTACGTCCGTATTACACGATTATAAAATCGAAGCGGTTGTAAACTTTGCCGCGGAATCACATGTAGATAGATCAATTAATGATCCAGCACCTTTTTTGACCACCAATACCCTCGGTGCGCAAAATATTATGGAATGTGCGCGTAAAGCAGGTATTGAAAAATTCGTCCATGTTTCAACGGATGAAGTATATGGCACACTCGGCCCAGATGATCCGGCATTTACTGAAGAAAATCCGCTGGTACCGAACAGCCCTTATTCCGCATCCAAAGCTGGTGCCGATCTCATGGCCAGAGCGTACTTTGAAACATACAAATTTCCTGTATCCATCACTAGGTGCTCCAATAACTACGGTCCCTACCAGTTTCCTGAAAAACTTATCCCGTTAATGTTCATCAAAGCTACAGCAGATGAACAACTGCCCATATATGGTGACGGCTCTAATATCCGTGACTGGATTTATGTTGATGACCACTGTACAGGCGTAGAACTCACCCTGCTGAAAGGTAAACCCGGCAGCGCTTATAACTTTGGCGGAGCAGCTGAGAAAACAAATCTTGAGCTGGTTAAAGAGCTTCTTACTATTCTCGGAAAAGATGAATCTCTGATAACCTATGTCAAAGACAGACCCGGGCATGACATGCGTTATGCCATGGATTACACTCTGGCAGAAAAAGAACTTGGCTTTAAACCCGCCATCTCGTTTGAGCAGGGCATTCGTAAAACAGTTGAATGGTATCAAAACAATACAACGTGGCTTGACGATGTTCGCAGCGGGGCATACCGCGAGTTTATGGACAATTGGTATGGAGAGCGATAATGATTGATTTAGCAGGTAAAAAGGCAGTTATTTTAGGTGGACGTACAGGACTTCTGGGACAATCCCTGACAGAAAAATTACAAGATCATAAAGTTATAACTGTCCCCCTTTCCCGTAAAGACTTTGATCCCTCAAATATGGACTCTCTGGCAGCACTTCTCGAAAGAGAGAATCCTGACTTTATCTTCAATACTGTGGCCTATACAATGGTCGATCAGGCTGAAGATGAAGAAAACAATGCCCACCTGCTAAACACAACCCTGCCCGTAACGATCGGAAGACTAGCCAAACAATGCAACTGCAAACTGATTCATTACAGTACAGACTTTGTTTTTGACGGTAAAAAAGATTCACCATACACTGAAGAAGATAAAACAAATCCGCAATCTGTATACGGATCAACCAAGCTTGACGGAGAAGAGAAACTTCTTGATCTAAATTATGATAACATCCTCATAATCAGAACTGCATGGCTGTTCGGCCCTAATAAAACAAATTTCGTACACAAAATTTTGAACTTCGCCAGAGAACGTGAAAGCCTGAGCGTTGTTCATGACCAAACAGGTTCTCCAACCTACACTCCGGACCTTGCGGAGTACACAATCGCACTTATTAAAAATGAAGCTGCCGGAGTCTTCAATGTTGTTAATTCCGGCAAGGCCAGCTGGTGCGAACTGGCTACTGAAGCGGTCAATTGTTCCGCAA harbors:
- a CDS encoding tRNA (cytidine(34)-2'-O)-methyltransferase codes for the protein MTQEKFTNPFSIVLFEPEIPPNTGNIARLCAGTDTPLHLIKPLGFSISDKHLKRAGLDYWPSVKLSVWENWQEFKDNAEIGRLVTTSSKRGTSLFKFNFEAGDCLVLGPETRGLPEWMFEELKYAVNIPTTNNVRSLNLSTSAGILLYQALSCLDVDVSFK
- the rfbB gene encoding dTDP-glucose 4,6-dehydratase, giving the protein MRLLITGGCGFIGTNFVYLMQERHPDWKIFNLDKLTYAGNRKNLLKLEQDNDSDYTFIQGDICDKNFVTSVLHDYKIEAVVNFAAESHVDRSINDPAPFLTTNTLGAQNIMECARKAGIEKFVHVSTDEVYGTLGPDDPAFTEENPLVPNSPYSASKAGADLMARAYFETYKFPVSITRCSNNYGPYQFPEKLIPLMFIKATADEQLPIYGDGSNIRDWIYVDDHCTGVELTLLKGKPGSAYNFGGAAEKTNLELVKELLTILGKDESLITYVKDRPGHDMRYAMDYTLAEKELGFKPAISFEQGIRKTVEWYQNNTTWLDDVRSGAYREFMDNWYGER
- the rfbD gene encoding dTDP-4-dehydrorhamnose reductase, whose product is MIDLAGKKAVILGGRTGLLGQSLTEKLQDHKVITVPLSRKDFDPSNMDSLAALLERENPDFIFNTVAYTMVDQAEDEENNAHLLNTTLPVTIGRLAKQCNCKLIHYSTDFVFDGKKDSPYTEEDKTNPQSVYGSTKLDGEEKLLDLNYDNILIIRTAWLFGPNKTNFVHKILNFARERESLSVVHDQTGSPTYTPDLAEYTIALIKNEAAGVFNVVNSGKASWCELATEAVNCSAINCRVDAVPTSAYPTKAKRPPYSVLDTSKFTEVTGITPRPWVQAMRDYIYNDLKNHPEDR